In the genome of Quercus robur chromosome 3, dhQueRobu3.1, whole genome shotgun sequence, one region contains:
- the LOC126716884 gene encoding uncharacterized protein LOC126716884 yields the protein MAASFHTKKIKEASPIICRTLTTTTRRKPTMSSNLSISYFKPKIRIKVPKLIAKIMQKRCRQCIDDHSKNKKKWAKQVGSVFSGVMGKRKSVDACSSNDRNEEVYRKTAMNKVGSETLKSEKDTTEGMQKRNGKVKSSIQPRVANKLPTKKFLSFTSFFNRKNRKNFIKGNINKENDSCSICDGCSTPNCRTVGGVTTSFRLIGKQGSSGHLIRVPSKILTTRKKLRVARSLRKKMNKQFERGSEEENDGKDKEEKGELELCKKRILMGEKCRPLGFSGTLQYDKDGILLPEVLGEDYRGSS from the coding sequence ATGGCAGCTTCTTTTCacacaaagaaaattaaagaagcaAGCCCTATCATTTGTAGAACTCTCACTACAACAACAAGAAGGAAACCTACTATGTCATCAAACCTTTCAATATCATACTTCAAACCGAAGATAAGGATCAAAGTTCCCAAGTTGATAGCCAAAATCATGCAAAAAAGGTGTCGTCAGTGCATAGATGATCACagcaagaacaagaagaaatgGGCTAAACAAGTTGGCTCAGTCTTCTCGGGTGTCATGGGTAAAAGGAAATCAGTAGATGCATGCTCTTCCAATGACAGAAATGAAGAAGTTTACAGAAAAACAGCTATGAACAAGGTGGGATCAGAGACACTGAAGTCTGAAAAAGATACCACTGAAGGAATGCAGAAGCGGAATGGTAAGGTAAAAAGCTCAATTCAACCAAGAGTGGCCAATAAACTACCCACGAAAAAGTTTTTGTCTTTCACtagtttttttaataggaaGAATAGAAAGAATTTCATCAAAGGCAATATCAACAAGGAAAATGATAGCTGTAGCATCTGTGATGGGTGTAGTACACCTAATTGTAGAACAGTTGGTGGTGTTACCACAAGTTTCAGACTGATTGGAAAGCAGGGAAGTTCAGGCCACTTGATTAGAGTTCCATCAAAAATACTTACCACTCGGAAAAAGTTGAGGGTGGCAAGGTCcttgagaaagaaaatgaacaaGCAATTCGAAcgaggttcagaagaagaaaatgatggcAAAGATAAAGAAGAGAAGGGAGAGTTGGAACTATGCAAGAAGAGGATTCTAATGGGAGAGAAGTGCAGACCTCTTGGTTTTTCTGGTACCCTTCAGTATGATAAAGATGGCATTTTGTTACCAGAGGTCCTCGGTGAGGATTATAGGGGAAGTTCCTAG
- the LOC126716883 gene encoding pre-mRNA-splicing factor 38 isoform X3: MANRTDPAAKSIRGTNPQNLVEKILRSKIYQNTYWKEQCFGLTAETLVDKAMELDHLGGTHGGNRKPTPFMCLVMKMLQIQPEKEIVIEYVRILGAFYLRLTGTDVDVYRYLEPLYNDYRKLRQKLPEGKFSLTHVDEVIDELLTKDYSCDIALPRIKKRWTLETLGSLEPRRSVLEDDFEEEEEKEENDQLDGLEDEAHEKQDYYRGRSPARERDRDRRRDRDRYRERDYDRDYDRDYDRERGRGRDRDRDRERDRDRDRDRDRDRDRDRDRYRLRDEKDYGRDRERDREWEGRERERRDRDRGRRRSHSRSRSRSRDRKDREGGEHRKRHARSSTSPRRRDGAEENGTREEPKKKKERKEKKEDGTDHPDPEIAEANRLRASLGLKPLK, translated from the exons ATGGCGAACCGTACGGACCCAGCGGCGAAGAGCATAAGGGGGACGAACCCACAGAACCTGGTGGAGAAGATCCTGAGGTCGAAGATTTACCAGAACACGTACTGGAAGGAGCAATGCTTCGGTCTAACGGCGGAGACGCTGGTCGACAAGGCTATGGAGCTCGATCACCTCGGCGGTACTCACGGCGGCAACCGCAAGCCGACGCCGTTTATGTGCCTCGTCATGAAGATGCTCCAGATTCAGCCCGAGAAGGAGATCGTCATCGA ATACGTGCGGATACTTGGTGCTTTTTATTTGCGTCTTACAGGAACTGATGTCGATGTCTACCGGTACCTAGAGCCTCTGTATAATGATTATAGGAAGTTAAGACAAAAATTACCTGAAGGAA AGTTCTCTTTGACACATGTGGATGAGGTTATTGATGAACTTCTAACAAAAGATTATTCCTGTGACATTGCATTGCCACGTATCAAGAAAAG ATGGACTCTTGAAACACTTGGTTCATTGGAACCTAGACGAAGCgttttggaagatgattttgaggaggaggaggagaaggaggagAATGATCAACTTGATGGTTTAGAAGATGAGGCTCATGAAAAG CAGGATTATTACCGTGGGCGAAGCCCTGCCAGGGAAAGAGATAGGGACAGAAGACGTGACCGTGACAGATACAG GGAACGAGACTATGATAGAGACTATGACAGAGATTATGATAGGGAACGTGGACGTGGACGAGATAGGGATAGGGATAGAGAGAGGGACAGAGACAGGGATAGGGACAGGGACAGGGACAGGGATAGGGACCGAGACCGTTACCGCTTGCGAGATGAAAAGGATTATGGTCGTGATCGGGAGCGAGATAGGGAGTGGGAAGGTAGGGAGCGGGAGAGGCGAGACAGGGACCGTGGCAGGAGGAGGAGTCACTCAAGAAGCCGAAGTAGGAGTAGGGATCGGAAGGATCGTGAGGGTGGGGAGCACCGGAAGAGACATGCACGCAGCAGCACCAGTCCCAGAAGACGGGATGGAGCTGAGGAAAATGGCACTCGGGAAGAgcctaagaagaagaaagagagaaaggagaagaaagaggaTGGAACAGACCACCCAGACCCTGAGATTGCTGAAGCTAATAGGCTGCGTGCATCCCTTGGGTTGAAACCATTGAAATAG
- the LOC126716883 gene encoding pre-mRNA-splicing factor 38 isoform X1, translated as MANRTDPAAKSIRGTNPQNLVEKILRSKIYQNTYWKEQCFGLTAETLVDKAMELDHLGGTHGGNRKPTPFMCLVMKMLQIQPEKEIVIEFIKNDDYKYVRILGAFYLRLTGTDVDVYRYLEPLYNDYRKLRQKLPEGKFSLTHVDEVIDELLTKDYSCDIALPRIKKRWTLETLGSLEPRRSVLEDDFEEEEEKEENDQLDGLEDEAHEKQDYYRGRSPARERDRDRRRDRDRYRERDYDRDYDRDYDRERGRGRDRDRDRERDRDRDRDRDRDRDRDRDRYRLRDEKDYGRDRERDREWEGRERERRDRDRGRRRSHSRSRSRSRDRKDREGGEHRKRHARSSTSPRRRDGAEENGTREEPKKKKERKEKKEDGTDHPDPEIAEANRLRASLGLKPLK; from the exons ATGGCGAACCGTACGGACCCAGCGGCGAAGAGCATAAGGGGGACGAACCCACAGAACCTGGTGGAGAAGATCCTGAGGTCGAAGATTTACCAGAACACGTACTGGAAGGAGCAATGCTTCGGTCTAACGGCGGAGACGCTGGTCGACAAGGCTATGGAGCTCGATCACCTCGGCGGTACTCACGGCGGCAACCGCAAGCCGACGCCGTTTATGTGCCTCGTCATGAAGATGCTCCAGATTCAGCCCGAGAAGGAGATCGTCATCGAGTTCATCAAAAACGACGATTACAA ATACGTGCGGATACTTGGTGCTTTTTATTTGCGTCTTACAGGAACTGATGTCGATGTCTACCGGTACCTAGAGCCTCTGTATAATGATTATAGGAAGTTAAGACAAAAATTACCTGAAGGAA AGTTCTCTTTGACACATGTGGATGAGGTTATTGATGAACTTCTAACAAAAGATTATTCCTGTGACATTGCATTGCCACGTATCAAGAAAAG ATGGACTCTTGAAACACTTGGTTCATTGGAACCTAGACGAAGCgttttggaagatgattttgaggaggaggaggagaaggaggagAATGATCAACTTGATGGTTTAGAAGATGAGGCTCATGAAAAG CAGGATTATTACCGTGGGCGAAGCCCTGCCAGGGAAAGAGATAGGGACAGAAGACGTGACCGTGACAGATACAG GGAACGAGACTATGATAGAGACTATGACAGAGATTATGATAGGGAACGTGGACGTGGACGAGATAGGGATAGGGATAGAGAGAGGGACAGAGACAGGGATAGGGACAGGGACAGGGACAGGGATAGGGACCGAGACCGTTACCGCTTGCGAGATGAAAAGGATTATGGTCGTGATCGGGAGCGAGATAGGGAGTGGGAAGGTAGGGAGCGGGAGAGGCGAGACAGGGACCGTGGCAGGAGGAGGAGTCACTCAAGAAGCCGAAGTAGGAGTAGGGATCGGAAGGATCGTGAGGGTGGGGAGCACCGGAAGAGACATGCACGCAGCAGCACCAGTCCCAGAAGACGGGATGGAGCTGAGGAAAATGGCACTCGGGAAGAgcctaagaagaagaaagagagaaaggagaagaaagaggaTGGAACAGACCACCCAGACCCTGAGATTGCTGAAGCTAATAGGCTGCGTGCATCCCTTGGGTTGAAACCATTGAAATAG
- the LOC126716883 gene encoding pre-mRNA-splicing factor 38 isoform X2 has product MANRTDPAAKSIRGTNPQNLVEKILRSKIYQNTYWKEQCFGLTAETLVDKAMELDHLGGTHGGNRKPTPFMCLVMKMLQIQPEKEIVIEFIKNDDYKYVRILGAFYLRLTGTDVDVYRYLEPLYNDYRKLRQKLPEGKFSLTHVDEVIDELLTKDYSCDIALPRIKKRWTLETLGSLEPRRSVLEDDFEEEEEKEENDQLDGLEDEAHEKDYYRGRSPARERDRDRRRDRDRYRERDYDRDYDRDYDRERGRGRDRDRDRERDRDRDRDRDRDRDRDRDRYRLRDEKDYGRDRERDREWEGRERERRDRDRGRRRSHSRSRSRSRDRKDREGGEHRKRHARSSTSPRRRDGAEENGTREEPKKKKERKEKKEDGTDHPDPEIAEANRLRASLGLKPLK; this is encoded by the exons ATGGCGAACCGTACGGACCCAGCGGCGAAGAGCATAAGGGGGACGAACCCACAGAACCTGGTGGAGAAGATCCTGAGGTCGAAGATTTACCAGAACACGTACTGGAAGGAGCAATGCTTCGGTCTAACGGCGGAGACGCTGGTCGACAAGGCTATGGAGCTCGATCACCTCGGCGGTACTCACGGCGGCAACCGCAAGCCGACGCCGTTTATGTGCCTCGTCATGAAGATGCTCCAGATTCAGCCCGAGAAGGAGATCGTCATCGAGTTCATCAAAAACGACGATTACAA ATACGTGCGGATACTTGGTGCTTTTTATTTGCGTCTTACAGGAACTGATGTCGATGTCTACCGGTACCTAGAGCCTCTGTATAATGATTATAGGAAGTTAAGACAAAAATTACCTGAAGGAA AGTTCTCTTTGACACATGTGGATGAGGTTATTGATGAACTTCTAACAAAAGATTATTCCTGTGACATTGCATTGCCACGTATCAAGAAAAG ATGGACTCTTGAAACACTTGGTTCATTGGAACCTAGACGAAGCgttttggaagatgattttgaggaggaggaggagaaggaggagAATGATCAACTTGATGGTTTAGAAGATGAGGCTCATGAAAAG GATTATTACCGTGGGCGAAGCCCTGCCAGGGAAAGAGATAGGGACAGAAGACGTGACCGTGACAGATACAG GGAACGAGACTATGATAGAGACTATGACAGAGATTATGATAGGGAACGTGGACGTGGACGAGATAGGGATAGGGATAGAGAGAGGGACAGAGACAGGGATAGGGACAGGGACAGGGACAGGGATAGGGACCGAGACCGTTACCGCTTGCGAGATGAAAAGGATTATGGTCGTGATCGGGAGCGAGATAGGGAGTGGGAAGGTAGGGAGCGGGAGAGGCGAGACAGGGACCGTGGCAGGAGGAGGAGTCACTCAAGAAGCCGAAGTAGGAGTAGGGATCGGAAGGATCGTGAGGGTGGGGAGCACCGGAAGAGACATGCACGCAGCAGCACCAGTCCCAGAAGACGGGATGGAGCTGAGGAAAATGGCACTCGGGAAGAgcctaagaagaagaaagagagaaaggagaagaaagaggaTGGAACAGACCACCCAGACCCTGAGATTGCTGAAGCTAATAGGCTGCGTGCATCCCTTGGGTTGAAACCATTGAAATAG
- the LOC126716886 gene encoding sugar carrier protein C-like isoform X1 — MAAGGIGPNNGDPTKNYPGEITFYVLVTCIVAAMGGLIFGYDIGISGGVTSMDTFLQKFFPSVYHKEALDKSTNQYCKFDSVTLTMFTSSLYLAALLASFGASWVTKKLGRKISMLTGGLVFLVGAIINAAAQNIAMLIIGRILLGIGVGFANQAVPLYLSEMAPYKLRGSLNVIFQLCITVGILMANVVNYLTPKIKGGYGWRVSLGGAAIPALFIVVSSFFLPNTPNSMLEKNEPEKARAILKRIRGVSDKEIEAEFEDLVAASEASKAVEHPWRNIRNRKYRPQLIMSMAIPFFQQFTGINVIMFYAPQLFKTIGFGDNASLLSALITGGINCFATLVSMYGTDKWGRRFLFLEGGIQMLIFQVLVTVFIGWKFGVSGQVIDLPKWYAGLVVFFICAYVAAFAWSWGPLGWLVPSEIFPLEIRSAAQSITVCVNMLFTFIVAQLFLTMLCHLKFGLFILFAFFVVLMTLFVYFFLPETKNIPIEEMTSVWKEHWFWRRFMPEDQQPQV, encoded by the exons ATGGCTGCTGGAGGGATTGGTCCCAACAATGGTGATCCTACAAAGAATTACCCTGGAGAAATCACTTTCTATGTGTTGGTAACTTGCATTGTCGCTGCCATGGggggtttgatttttggttACGATATTGGTATCTCAG GTGGTGTGACATCCATGGATACCTTCTTGCAAAAGTTTTTCCCTTCGGTTTATCATAAGGAGGCCTTAGATAAATCAACCAATCAGTACTGTAAATTTGACAGTGTGACACTGACCATGTTTACATCTTCTCTATACTTGGCTGCACTTTTGGCATCGTTTGGTGCATCATGGGTGACCAAGAAGTTGGGTAGGAAAATATCCATGCTCACTggtggtttggttttcttggtcGGAGCTATCATCAATGCTGCTGCTCAAAATATTGCCATGCTTATCATTGGTCGAATTTTATTGGGTATTGGTGTTGGCTTTGCTAATCAG GCTGTACCACTTTACCTCTCAGAGATGGCTCCATACAAACTTCGAGGTTCTCTCAACGTTATCTTCCAACTATGTATTACAGTAGGCATTTTGATGGCCAATGTTGTTAACTACCTCACACCCAAGATCAAAGGTGGCTATGGATGGCGTGTTAGTCTAGGTGGTGCAGCTATTCCTGCCCTCTTCATTGTGGTCTCATCATTTTTCCTCCCCAACACCCCAAACTCAATGCTCGAGAAGAATGAACCCGAAAAAGCCCGAGCAATACTCAAGCGAATTCGTGGTGTTTCTGATAAGGAAATTGAGGCCGAGTTCGAGGATCTTGTGGCAGCAAGTGAAGCCTCCAAAGCTGTTGAACACCCTTGGAGAAACATCCGGAATAGAAAGTATAGGCCTCAATTGATTATGTCCATGGCTATTccatttttccaacaatttaCAGGCATCAATGTTATCATGTTCTATGCTCCTCAGCTTTTCAAAACAATTGGGTTTGGGGATAATGCTTCTCTCTTATCCGCACTTATCACTGGTGGAATAAATTGTTTTGCTACATTGGTCTCCATGTATGGTACTGATAAATGGGGTAGAAGATTTCTTTTCCTAGAGGGTGGAATTCAAATGCTCATATTTCAG GTTTTGGTGACAGTCTTCATTGGATGGAAATTTGGAGTATCAGGTCAAGTGATTGACTTGCCGAAGTGGTACGCTGGCCTTGTTGTGTTCTTCATCTGTGCCTATGTAGCTGCTTTTGCGTGGTCTTGGGGGCCATTAGGATGGTTAGTGCCAAGTGAGATTTTTCCACTAGAGATTCGATCGGCTGCACAGAGTATCACTGTCTGTGTGAACATGCTTTTCACATTCATTGTGGCCCAACTATTCCTTACCATGCTCTGTCACTTGAAGTTTGGCTTGTTCATCCTCTTTGCTTTTTTCGTGGTACTCATGACCCTCTTTGTCTATTTCTTCTTGCCGGAGACCAAGAACATTCCCATTGAGGAAATGACAAGTGTGTGGAAGGAGCATTGGTTTTGGAGGAGATTCATGCCTGAAGATCAACAACCCCAAGTTTAA
- the LOC126716886 gene encoding sugar carrier protein C-like isoform X2, protein MPTSVETLEMLAARRAAIFAWELGFRKVCFEGDAELVVKSLQTGKDSNVRARLLVKDFTSIRGYFQSYFIIHAVPLYLSEMAPYKLRGSLNVIFQLCITVGILMANVVNYLTPKIKGGYGWRVSLGGAAIPALFIVVSSFFLPNTPNSMLEKNEPEKARAILKRIRGVSDKEIEAEFEDLVAASEASKAVEHPWRNIRNRKYRPQLIMSMAIPFFQQFTGINVIMFYAPQLFKTIGFGDNASLLSALITGGINCFATLVSMYGTDKWGRRFLFLEGGIQMLIFQVLVTVFIGWKFGVSGQVIDLPKWYAGLVVFFICAYVAAFAWSWGPLGWLVPSEIFPLEIRSAAQSITVCVNMLFTFIVAQLFLTMLCHLKFGLFILFAFFVVLMTLFVYFFLPETKNIPIEEMTSVWKEHWFWRRFMPEDQQPQV, encoded by the exons ATGCCAACATCAGTGGAGACTTTGGAAATGCTGGCTGCCCGAAGAGCTGCAATCTTTGCTTGGGAACTCGGCTTTCGCAAGGTGTGCTTTGAAGGAGATGCAGAACTCGTGGTGAAAAGTCTGCAGACAGGGAAGGACTCAAATGTGCGGGCTAGGCTCTTAGTAAAAGACTTCACGTCTATAAGGGGTTATTTTCAATCCTACTTTATCATCCAT GCTGTACCACTTTACCTCTCAGAGATGGCTCCATACAAACTTCGAGGTTCTCTCAACGTTATCTTCCAACTATGTATTACAGTAGGCATTTTGATGGCCAATGTTGTTAACTACCTCACACCCAAGATCAAAGGTGGCTATGGATGGCGTGTTAGTCTAGGTGGTGCAGCTATTCCTGCCCTCTTCATTGTGGTCTCATCATTTTTCCTCCCCAACACCCCAAACTCAATGCTCGAGAAGAATGAACCCGAAAAAGCCCGAGCAATACTCAAGCGAATTCGTGGTGTTTCTGATAAGGAAATTGAGGCCGAGTTCGAGGATCTTGTGGCAGCAAGTGAAGCCTCCAAAGCTGTTGAACACCCTTGGAGAAACATCCGGAATAGAAAGTATAGGCCTCAATTGATTATGTCCATGGCTATTccatttttccaacaatttaCAGGCATCAATGTTATCATGTTCTATGCTCCTCAGCTTTTCAAAACAATTGGGTTTGGGGATAATGCTTCTCTCTTATCCGCACTTATCACTGGTGGAATAAATTGTTTTGCTACATTGGTCTCCATGTATGGTACTGATAAATGGGGTAGAAGATTTCTTTTCCTAGAGGGTGGAATTCAAATGCTCATATTTCAG GTTTTGGTGACAGTCTTCATTGGATGGAAATTTGGAGTATCAGGTCAAGTGATTGACTTGCCGAAGTGGTACGCTGGCCTTGTTGTGTTCTTCATCTGTGCCTATGTAGCTGCTTTTGCGTGGTCTTGGGGGCCATTAGGATGGTTAGTGCCAAGTGAGATTTTTCCACTAGAGATTCGATCGGCTGCACAGAGTATCACTGTCTGTGTGAACATGCTTTTCACATTCATTGTGGCCCAACTATTCCTTACCATGCTCTGTCACTTGAAGTTTGGCTTGTTCATCCTCTTTGCTTTTTTCGTGGTACTCATGACCCTCTTTGTCTATTTCTTCTTGCCGGAGACCAAGAACATTCCCATTGAGGAAATGACAAGTGTGTGGAAGGAGCATTGGTTTTGGAGGAGATTCATGCCTGAAGATCAACAACCCCAAGTTTAA